Proteins encoded by one window of Tunturibacter psychrotolerans:
- a CDS encoding glyoxalase superfamily protein: protein MPDATAAKRISPILAVADMEETVAFYREVLGFTPIMKSPAYSIVERDGQTIHFQKAASEEVMNCVRGHTEIYIEVSGIHPLWEHVKSFKNRYTIKDLFDRDYGMTEFHISDPNDCLVFVGEPIAK, encoded by the coding sequence ATGCCGGACGCAACAGCGGCCAAGAGAATCAGCCCCATATTGGCAGTAGCCGACATGGAAGAGACCGTTGCGTTCTATCGAGAAGTTCTCGGCTTCACACCCATCATGAAGTCGCCGGCGTATTCCATAGTGGAGCGAGACGGCCAAACCATCCACTTTCAAAAAGCCGCGTCAGAGGAAGTCATGAACTGCGTCCGCGGCCACACCGAAATCTACATCGAGGTCTCCGGCATCCATCCCCTGTGGGAGCACGTGAAATCCTTCAAAAATCGCTACACAATCAAAGATCTCTTCGACCGCGACTACGGCATGACCGAATTCCACATCTCCGATCCCAACGACTGCCTGGTATTTGTCGGAGAGCCAATCGCTAAGTAA
- a CDS encoding PaaI family thioesterase, producing MTEPERNSETSDNARHTPISMDGNPTIDERANHCFGCGPANPQGLHLTFTTDTSNPEAITATCHFQLDRMHEGPPGHIHGGIVAALLDEAMSKLNRPLNVLAMTRHMEIDYLRPVPLYQPLVLIGRHLNRPAKDGTPGRKLFHQAEIQHSDGTVLARSKGLFIAIDEKLLFAAGITPPPA from the coding sequence ATGACCGAACCCGAGCGCAACTCCGAAACCTCCGACAACGCCCGCCACACCCCCATCTCGATGGACGGCAATCCCACCATCGACGAACGCGCCAATCACTGTTTCGGCTGCGGCCCCGCCAACCCTCAGGGCCTTCATCTCACCTTCACCACCGACACCTCCAACCCCGAGGCCATCACCGCCACCTGCCACTTCCAGCTGGACCGCATGCACGAAGGCCCCCCGGGTCACATCCACGGAGGCATCGTCGCCGCCCTGCTCGACGAAGCCATGAGCAAGCTCAACCGTCCCCTCAACGTCCTCGCCATGACGCGCCACATGGAGATCGACTACCTTCGTCCAGTCCCGCTCTACCAACCGCTCGTCCTCATAGGCCGCCATCTCAACCGCCCCGCGAAAGACGGCACACCAGGCCGCAAACTCTTCCATCAGGCCGAAATCCAACACTCCGATGGCACGGTCCTCGCCCGCAGCAAGGGCCTCTTCATCGCCATCGACGAAAAGCTCCTCTTCGCCGCCGGCATCACCCCACCGCCAGCCTGA